In the Gorilla gorilla gorilla isolate KB3781 chromosome 1, NHGRI_mGorGor1-v2.1_pri, whole genome shotgun sequence genome, tccacctcaaaaaaacaaaaacaaaaaccaaaaaagaattagtaaaacgatgaaaaaaaatcatacatacTGTTCGAAAATGGCTACTTAGATGGTCTAGCCTGCTAAATCTTTTTCCACAAGCTTGACATGGATAGGGCCTTTCTCCTGTATGACAACGAAGGTGGCGCTTTAGGTCTGCCTTCCGCTTCACCACATGTGTGCAGTACGGGCACTTGAATCGCATCCGAGGCAGATCATCTGTCAAGAGACGCTTTGATTAAATCACTGGAAAGTTCATAACAATTCTAATAACAGAAAGAATCCAATCCAAGCCCAAtggaaacaaggaaagaaaaaaataaacttaaaaaaaaaaagaaataaaaagaattcacAAGGAGTTGGTTAGCCCAAAAAGTAAGAGATGAAAGAAATTTTATTAAGACTAGATTGTCAATGTAATCCTAAGTATGGAACTTTAACTTCAGTATTTGATATATTTAGAAAGTTGGGTAAATTCAGActgctatgcttttttttttttttgagatagagtttcgctctgttgcccaggctggagtgcaatggcgcaatctccactcactgcaacctctgcctcctgggttctcctgaagcgattctcctgcctcaggctcctgagtagctgggattacagacacgcgccagcactcccagctaatttttgtatttttcgtagagacatggtttcaccatgttggtcaggttggtcttgaactcctgacctcgtgatctgcccgcctcagcctcccaaagtgctgagattacaggcgtgagccactgtgcccggcccgccatgttttttttttttaaatttaatgcagTAGGGTCATtagattttaaatgtaaaatagtacTATAATTTTAAACTGTACACAATTTCAAAGtaaaagtatttaatatttaagcTTTTTTCTtggaggaaaatcacttgaggtaaggggcttgagaccagcttggccaacgtggtaaaaccccgtctctaccaaaaattaaaaaattagccaggtgtggtggtacacgcctgtagttacagctatttgggaggctgaagtgggagaatcgcttgaacccgggaggtgaaagttgcagtgagccaagattgcgccactgcattccagtctgggcaacagtgtgaaaccctgactcaaaaaaaaaaaaaaaattattgttcaatTTAGGTATGATAATAGTATTATATTTCTTCTATAATATTTTAAGGACACATTCTGAACTATTTACAGGTGAAAACATATGATGTCTGAGattggtttaaaaataataaagggagtGGGTTAGGGATAAGGATACAGACATGAGACAGGCCACGAGTTGGAGGTTGTGGGACTAGGTCACGGGTGCATGGAGGTTAATTATACCATTCTctttacttttgtatatgtttgaaatttttctaaaataaaaatcaggctgggcatggtggctcattcctgtaatgccagcactttgggaggctgaggtgggaggatcatttcaggccaggagttcaagaccagcctgggaaacagtgagaaccccatctctacaaaatagcaaaataaaataaaataaatatataatctatacatTACAACCTTCAGGagtttcattttaatataattttcctttaaatttacaTGGAAACTATTAAGCAAATTTGTTAACTGATTAATTGGGGGGAAAATTGTGATATGCATTTCTTATCCCTATTCTCTACTTCCAGAGTGAGGGAGGATTATTCTGAAACTGTCAACTTACACCGTCTTTCTGCATTTTACTATTATCATGAAAATGAGATGTCTCATGTTGCATATTGGTCCATGGTAGATTTACAGTATCAGTGTTATGGGTTGTATGTGAGGTGTTTGTTCTTTTTTGGGtgggagatgcagtctcactctgttgtctatgCTGGtcttttaactcctgggctcaagtgatgctctgccttagcctccccagtagctaggactacaggcaatccttaaaaaaaaaaaaaaaatatgtgctgggcgtggtggctcacacctgtaatcccagcactttgagaggccgaggcggctggatcacctgaggttaggagttgaagaccagcctgggaaacatggataaaccccgtctctactaaaaatacaaaaaattagctgggcgtggtggcagatgcctataatcccagctacttgggaggctgaggcaggagaattgcttgaacccgggaggcggaagttgcagtgagccaagattgagcattgcactccagcctgggcaacaagagcaaaactctgtctcaaaaaaaaaatactttttttttttttgagacggaatctccctctgtcacccaggctggagtgtagtggcgtgatctcggctcaccacaacctccgcctcctgggttcaagcaattttcctgcctcagcctcccgagtagctgggattacaggcgtgtgccaccacgcccagctaatttattttgtatttttagtagagatggggtttcaccatattggccaggctggtctcgaactcctgaccttgtgatctgcctgcttcagcctcccaaagtgctgggattacaggcgtgagccactgtgcccggcctgtatttGTATCTTAATAAGCTAAATACTCCTCTGAATaagtacacaggaaaaaaaaaactatttaaagtgAAAATATGTGTCTCAGGGATTGAACTATTTAGAAAAGAGCTTTAAACATTTAAGAGTAATCTAACCACCCACAGATACAGGTTTGGAAAATCATGGGTTTTGACCCTTagtattcttattattttgattgtcattatatttattcaatattattttgaattaaaaaatttaaatccacGTTTTatgaaatgaatttctttttttttttttgagacagagtctcactctatcacccaggatggagtgcagtggcgtaatctcagctccctgcaacgtccgcctcccgggttcaagtgattctcctgcctcagcctcctgaatagctgggattacaggcacacatcacaatgctcggctaatttttttgtacttttagtggagacggggttttgccatgttggccaggctggtctcgaactcctgacctcaggtgatctgcccgcctcagcctcccaaactgctggaatcacaggcgtgagccaccacgcctatcCTTACTAAATAAATTTCATTACAAAAAGAACTTCTGAAAAAAATCACTTGCTTCAACTGCTTAGAGCACCTGAAACTAAGGGTGTTTTGACAGTAGACTGATTAATATAGCAGTTTGGAACCTGGATGAGGGGACTTATGCTCTTTTTGGGTACCTGGAAAGCTTTTGGATGTGACATCAGATCCTTGACCGTACTGATAGCCAACAGGAGTAGAGTCCATTTCAGCATCAATCTGTGCTTGTTCTTCAGACTGGGAAACATGGCTGGAAGAATCAGATGTTCGTACTTCTCGTTTGCTTGACTTATAATGAGTAACTTCAGAAGGCTGTGACAATCTCAAATGTTTGGTCTTTTTAATGGACTCTTTCCTTGGTTCATGCTTGGCCAAGGGTTGTTGAGTATTCTTCTGGGAGGCTGGATGATAATTATACTTATTCCAAGATTTTCCACTTATTATACCTGTTCCTTGCTCTGGGCTTAGGTGAGAACATGGAGAACTGCTTCCTTCTTGCCAGCCACCACTATAAAAAGAGGAACGTTCTACACCATTAGAATTGGCATCTTTATCTGAGAGACTGAAATAGCGATCTTTTTCCTTCTCACTAATGTCTAAGGAAGATTTAATAAAAGTCTTACATACACTTATGACATCAGTCATCTGAAGGAAGCTAGCAGCCGACATCACTTCTATGACATTCTGACCAGTAAGAGACAGTTTGCCAGAATATACGAAGTCCAAGATAACTGTAAAAGTGTCAGGGGAGAAAGCCTGAAATGTAGCTGTGGTTGGCTGACTTGTCTCCTTTGAATTCTGAGAAAGAAGCATTTTAAAGTAGCCGCTACTAGCGAATAATACATTTCGATGTGCTTTGAAGACCTTCCCTTCAACTAGAATACTGCAGTCACAAAATACATCTTGCCTGCGCTGCTCGTTCAGTTGCTGCAGGAGGTGAGACTGATGAGAGGAGATCTCCATTCTGAAGAGGAAAAGACACATGTGGTTACCAAAACCTacattacaattattttattttgttttgagacaggatcttgctctgttgcccaggctgcagtgcagtggtgtgatcaaagctcactgtggctaggcacagtggctcactcctgtaatcccagcactttgggaggccaatgcgggggagatcac is a window encoding:
- the ZBTB8A gene encoding zinc finger and BTB domain-containing protein 8A isoform X1, producing MEISSHQSHLLQQLNEQRRQDVFCDCSILVEGKVFKAHRNVLFASSGYFKMLLSQNSKETSQPTTATFQAFSPDTFTVILDFVYSGKLSLTGQNVIEVMSAASFLQMTDVISVCKTFIKSSLDISEKEKDRYFSLSDKDANSNGVERSSFYSGGWQEGSSSPCSHLSPEQGTGIISGKSWNKYNYHPASQKNTQQPLAKHEPRKESIKKTKHLRLSQPSEVTHYKSSKREVRTSDSSSHVSQSEEQAQIDAEMDSTPVGYQYGQGSDVTSKSFPDDLPRMRFKCPYCTHVVKRKADLKRHLRCHTGERPYPCQACGKRFSRLDHLSSHFRTIHQACKLICRKCKRHVTDLTGQVVQEGTRRYRLCNECLAEFGIDSLPIDLEAEQHLMSPSDGDKDSRWHLSEDENRSYVEIVEDGSADLVIQQVDDSEEEEEKEIKPNIR
- the ZBTB8A gene encoding zinc finger and BTB domain-containing protein 8A isoform X2 codes for the protein MEISSHQSHLLQQLNEQRRQDVFCDCSILVEGKVFKAHRNVLFASSGYFKMLLSQNSKETSQPTTATFQAFSPDTFTVILDFVYSGKLSLTGQNVIEVMSAASFLQMTDVISVCKTFIKSSLDISEKEKDRYFSLSDKDANSNGVERSSFYSGGWQEGSSSPCSHLSPEQGTGIISGKSWNKYNYHPASQKNTQQPLAKHEPRKESIKKTKHLRLSQPSEVTHYKSSKREVRTSDSSSHVSQSEEQAQIDAEMDSTPVGYQYGQGSDVTSKSFPDDLPRMRFKCPYCTHVVKRKADLKRHLRCHTGERPYPCQACGKRFSRLDHLSSHFRTMEIRIPDGT